The stretch of DNA AGAAGCTTTGGCATTATTGGAATTGGCATAGAATGCGGTGACCTTTTCACCCCATCCGCCTTCCAACTGGCCATCCTCCAACGTAACGACCAAACGATGCCCATCGGCAAGCATCGTCAGCAACTCGGCATCCATCGTGGAATACTGCAATGCGTCAACAAGCGTCGCAGTGATCGCAGCGTGCGTCGCATCATCTTCAGCAAGCGCCGACGTGACTTTCGCAGCCAACGGCATGGTGTTGCCGAGTCCAAGAATCGCAACATCTTTGCCGGGCTGAACAATCTGATAGCGGGCGAATGGGCATTCCCCGGCAATATTGACGGCTGGATCATGCTCTTCGGCACGCTGCAACGGGTCGAATGCCATATCGGCGGTACGCTCGAGTGAGAGAATCTGCTCGCCGGGCATACGAATCGTCACTACGCCATGGTCGGACGGACCGGTTGCCCAAGCTAGCATGTCAAGCATCTGTTCGCCGCTTGCGGGAGCCAAACAAGTCACGTCGGGAACATTGGCGAACATCGTCATATCGAATGTGCCTGAATGCGTGTTGTCGGCACCGGAAATTCCCGCACCGAAAATCAGCAGTGTGGCGGGAACATGGTTCAGCGCCAACTCTTGTTGCAGTTGGTCGAAGGTGCGCTGGAAGAACGTGGCGGAAGTCGCAAGCACGGGGCGGCCGCCTGCTTTGGCGATGCCCGCGGCGAACGCGGCCGCATGCTCTTCCGTAATGCCGGTATCAACATAATGTGCGCCCGCACGCTCGCGAAAATCTCGTGTGATGCCGTTCGATCCAGGGGTTGCGGGGGAGATGACCACCAATCCCGGTTCGCTGCTGAAACGGCGCTCCAACGCTGCCATGGCCATTTCGCCATAGTATTTACGTGCGTCGAGCGGTTTGCCGAGCGAGGCCTCCGGATCCTGCCAATGATTGGCCTCGCATTTGCCCGCATGAGGTTGAGGATTGGTCTGATTGCAGCCGTCCGAACCATTGTCGGACTCCTCGCCATCGTCGAAGCCCAAGCCTTTGGTGGTGTGAATATGCACTACGATCGGGTGGTCGATGCCTTTGACCTCGTTCAACACCTCCACCAGCGTGTCAACATCATTGCCCTGCTCCACATAGCGGTAATCCAAGCCGAATGCCTTGAACAGGTTCAGTTCCGCCGTGCCATCTGACGCACGTAATTTGGCAAGCTGGCCGTACATGCCGCCGAAATCCTCAGCGATCGACATTTCATTGTCATTGACGATGATAATGAGATTGCCGCCCTGTTCGGCAGCGTTGTTCAGTCCCTCGAAAGCGATTGCTGAACTTAAGGAACCGTCTCCGATAATGGCGATGACATTGCCGATAGCACTTTCGCCTGTTGCGGTGCGCTGCATATCGCGGGTTTTGGCGAGACCGCACGCGAGTGAAATCGAAGTGCCGGTATGGCCAAGTACAAACGAATCATGCTCGCTTTCCAACGGATTGGTGAAACCGGTCACCTCGCCGAAACGTGATTCGTCGAGATACGCTTCGGCACGTCCGGTAAGCATCTTGTGCACGTAGCTTTGGTGCGACACGTCGAAAATAAAACGGTCGTGAGGCGAGTCGAATACGCGATGCAATGCCACGGTGAGTTCCACCACGCCAAGATTCGAGCCTATATGCCCGCCATGCTTCCTGCCGTAATCAAGCAGCGTGGTGCGGATTTCAAAGCATAAGTCGCGTAATTGTTGGGCTGAAAGGGCATGTACATCCGCAGGAGTGTGAATCGAACTCAAAATGCCAGCGGTCATCGTGCGCAATCACCCTTCCCTACGATCAGTGCAACCAAGTGCGAAATCTTATCCCACTGTATGCCCCGACGAGGGTGTTTGCGGGCAAAGGAGCGCAAAGTCTTCTCAACTTGAGGCACAATAGAGGTGTTTGCAATCGTGAAAAGCCGTCATTCGCAAAGGAGCGCGAACATGAAAGCCGTATATGCCAACGGAACGAATTATGATGATCCGCTGTCCATGCTCGAAGTGGGCGATATGCCCGAACCTGAAACCAAGCCATTCTGGTCCACCATTCGTGTGAAATCAGCGAGCGTGAACCATCATGACGTGTGGAGTCTGCAAGGTGTGGGGCTTGCCGACGAGCAGACGCCGATGATCCTCGGCACCGATGCGGCTGGCGTGCTGCAAGAAGACATTCCCGTTCGCAAAGGGCTTAAGGCCGGCTCCGAAGTGGTGCTGTACACGTTCATCGGCACCGATGGGGCCGGAGTCATGCCGGGGGAGCGTCGTTCGATTCTTTCCGAACGATATGCGGGAACCATGGCCGAATGCACACAGGTGCCCAGCGCCAACGTGTTCGCCAAGCCTGAGAATCTCAACTTCGATGAGGCTGCAGCATTGGGTACCAGCTGGCTTACCGCATATTCTTTGCTGTTCACCTCGGCGAATGTGAAGCCGGGAGATACGGTGCTTGTTCAAGGTGCCGGCGGAGGCGTGTCGACCGCTGCGATCCAGCTTGCCCATGCGGCTGGATTGGAAGTGTTTGTCACCTCACGTAGTGAAGGCAAGCGCAATCGTGCACTGGAGATCGGCGCAGACGCGGTGTTCGAATCGGGTGCGCGACTGCCCCGCAAGGTGGATGCCGTCATCGAATCCGTCGGAGCGTCCACTTGGAGCCATTCCGTCAAATCCGTGCGTCCGGGAGGCACCATCGCCATCTGCGGCGCGACCACGGGCGATCAGCCTGGCGCCGAACTTACGAGAATCTTCTTCCAAGATATTCGTGTGCAAGGCAATACCATGGGTTCTCGCGAGGATTTCGCACGCCTGTTGAAATTCGTGGAACATGCCGATCTGCATCCGGTCATCGACTCCGCATATGCGATCGATGATGCGCGACTTGCGTTTTCCAAAATCGTGAATGGTGACGTTTTCGGGAAAATCCTGTTGCACATCTAGCCGATTGCGTAAAGTAAACGGTGTTCAAGAACATGTTCTTTTGGATTCTTTCGGAGGTCTTTGATGGCAGACAACAAGCCTGAAGTCGCAGTGATCATGGGATCGGCGAGCGATTGGGAAACCATGAAGCACGCCTGCGAGATGCTTGACCAGTTCGAAGTGCCGTACATGAAGCAGGTGATTTCCGCGCACCGCACCCCGGAATTGATGGGTGAGTTCGCGCATAATGCCCGTGCCAACGGCCTGAAGGTCATCATCGCCGGCGCTGGCGGCGCGGCACACCTGCCGGGTATGGTGGCGGCCCAAACTACCCTGCCGGTCATCGGTGTGCCGGTGCGTTCCCATGCGTTGTCCGGCTGGGATTCGCTGTTGTCCATCGTGCAGATGCCGGGCGGCATTCCGGTCGCCACCACTGCGGTTGGCAATTCCGGTGCCACAAACGCGGGCCTTTTGGCTGTGAGCATTCTAAGCACCACCGATGAGCGTCTGGCCAATGCCCTGCAGGAATACCGTGACTCGTTGAAGGAAAAGGTGGCTGAATCCAATGCCCAGCTTGTCTGAGGAAACCAACGGCCGTGTTGAAAGGCTGATGCCGGGTGCCACCATCGGCATTATCGGTGGCGGTCAGCTTGGCCGTATGATGGCGTTGTCCGCCCGCTATATGGGCTTCCGCATCGGAGTTCTCGACCCGACACCGGACTGCCCGACCGCGCAGGTGGCTGATTTCCAGGTCACTGCCGAATATGACGACATCACCGCAATCCGCGAACTGGCCGAAAAATCCGACGTACTCACGTACGAATTCGAAAATGTGGACGCGGACGCGATTGACCAGGTGCGTTCCCTTGCGTCGGCTCCGCAGGGCACCGATCTGCTGCGCGTCACGCAGGACCGTGTCAACGAAAAGCAGTTCATCAACGACCACGGCACGCCGACCGCACCGTGGAAGGCCGTCAACAGTGTTGAGGAACTCGACGCGGCGCTTGACGAAATCCACTATCCTGCGGTGCTTAAAACCCGTTCCGGCGGTTATGACGGACATGGACAGACAGTGCTCAAGTCGGACGCCGATCTTGAAAAGGTGCGTGCCCGTGCCGATCGCGGTGGCGGATTCCCACCAAGCATTCTTGAAGGCTTCGTCGACTTCGCATTCGAAGCGAGCATTCTCGTTGCGGGCAACGGCAAGGATTACGTGACTTTCCCGATCGTGCGCAACGAGCATCGCAACAATATCCTGCATATGACCATTGCTCCCGCCGAAGTTAGCGAAGCCGTGGCGAAGGAGGCGCACGAACTCGCGTTGCGCTTGGCGCAGGGCTTCGAATTGGCGGGCATTCTCGCCATCGAACTGTTCGTCACCAAGGATGAGCGGGTCATCGTCAATGAGCTTGCGCCTCGCCCGCATAATTCCGGCCATTACACTATCGAGGCCTGCTCGTTCGACCAGTTCGACGCGCATATCCGGGGTATCGCGGGTTGGCCGCTCGAACAGCCTGAACTGCTCAAACCGGCCGTCATGGTCAACGTGCTCGGCCAGCATGTGGCACCGACCCGTGCGCTGATCGCCGAGCATCCGGAATGGAACATGCACGACTATTGCAAGGCCGAAGTGCGCCACGACCGCAAGATGGGCCATATCACCGTGCTGACCGACGATACGGCCAAGACCGTGGCCGATCTTGAGCGGACTGGCTGTTGGGATGATTTGAAATAAACCTAGACGGTAGGTTTCGCGCGCCGGCCTTTCCTCCAAGGATCGGCTGGCGCGCGAAGTCATCAAGGATGGACATAGATTGGCAGACGGACGCGTGGAGCGCAATACCAAACAAAAAGAACTGATTCATGATGCTCTGAAGGGGAGTGATGAATTCATTTCCGCACAAGATCTGCATCGCAAGCTGGAAGACGAAGGCGTGAAAGTGGGGCTCGCCACCGTATATCGTCAGTTGAACGCGCTGGCCGAGGCTGGGGAGGCCGACACTGTGCGTTTGGAAGGCCAGCAGCTGTTCCGTCTGTGCGGCGATGATGGACATCACCATCATCTCGTATGCACGAACTGCGGCAAAACCGTGGAAATCGAATCGCCATCCGAAACATGGCTGCGTGGCATCAGCGCAAAATATGGTTTTACCATCGAACGGCATACGCTGGAAGTATTCGGACTCTGCTCCGACTGCCAAAACAAGGTGCGCTAGCAATTCCAGCAATCGTAGTGAGAATGTACGCGAATGGCGAAATCATACGAAATGAGATATCGCCAGCCATCCAAACTGCTTGTACCCCCATTATGCTTTTGCGATTTCATTGGTATATCCATAAGAAAATCAGAAGAAACTGTGGATGAAATCGATCATTATATCTTTTTGTCAGATATAGTCGCGAAAATGGTACCTTGGTGTCGCCGTGAGGCGGGAAACGAAGTGAACTGACACGTTACGAGTGGAGAGACGCACTTGACGAACGAATCCGTGAATAACGAGACGATTGAGGAACTGAGGATCTCGACGATCGATCCAAACGCACCCGCCAAGGAACGTAAGGAATTCCCCGGGTGGCTCTACGGAGTGCTGTTCATCCTGTTCGATGCGATAGGAGTGGCTGCGCTGCAAATCGGCGTCAGCGAATCCGCTACCCGTGTTCAACTTTCAAATAATATGTGGCTCACAGGCTGGGGATTCGTCGGGAAGATGTTTACCAGCGCCAATTTCGTAGCGGTGTTGAATCTGCTCCTATGGGGCGTGCTGTACGTGATTCTGCTCATGCTTACCAACCGATTCTGGGTGGCTACACCGATTTTTCTGGCGGTGACATTCATTGTTGCGGTGATTGAGCATTTCAAGGTTTCGATACGATATGAGGCGATTCTGCCGAGCGATTTGAACTTTTTGAAATCCGACGCGGGTAATCTGATGAGCTTCATGCCGGCTGGCGCGCAATGGACCATTCTGATCGCGGTCGTGGCCTTTGTGGCTTTCGTAGCGCTGTTCGTCTTCCTGAACCATCGTGATGCGCGCCACGGCAAGCTGTTCCGAGGCTCGGACAGGCAGTCCCATGCAGTGAATGTGATTGTGCGCCTGTTGCTGATTCTGCTTCCCGGACTGTTCTTCACGCTGTATTCGATGCAGGTGAGCACTGTCGGTTCCTGGGCCAAGAGTTTCGCCACCGTCATGGGAGACAAGCCTTCCATGTGGGATTCCGTCTACGATGCGCAACGCAATGGTCCGCTGGTGGCGTTTACCCGCCAGCTCAATCCGAGAGTCATGGTCAAGCCGGATAATTATTCCGAGGAAACCATGAAGGATGTCGCGGCCCGCTATACGAAGGAAGCGAAGAAGATCAACGCATCGCGTACCGAAAATATGACCGACAGCACGGTGATCTATGTGTTGTCTGAATCGTTCTCCGACCCGTCTCGCGTGCCGGGACTTAAGGTCAACAAGGATTCCATGCCGAAGATCCGTGAGATCAAGAAGAATACGACATCCGGCCTGATGCTGTCGTCAGGATACGGCGGCGGCACCGCCAACTTGGAATACATGGGATTGACGGGTCTTTCCATGGCGAACTTCGATTCCTCTCTGACCAGTCCGTACCAGCAGCTCGTGCCGAGCGAGCATTGGACGCCGACCATCAACCAGCTGTGGGGTGCGACGAAGAATTCCATCGGACTTCATCCGTATGAATCGTCCATGTATTCGCGTGCCACCAACTATAAGAAGTTTGGATTCTCGCACTTCTATACGTTGACCGGTCCGGACGTCATCTCGCATCAAGACAAGATCGACGATTCGCCGTATGTGTCGGATGAGGCCACGTATAAGAGCACCATTGAAGAGGTTGAGAAAACCGACGGCAACCAGTTCCTGCAGGTCATCACCATGCAGAACCACATGCCATACCACGATTGGTATAAGAACAACGATTTCAAGGCGGAATCCACCACGGGCACTCCTTTGGAGGACGATGAGAAGGAGTCCATCGAAACCTATCAGAAGGGTGCGTCTCTGACCGACGAGGCGACCGCCGACTTCCTCGACAAGCTCGACGCCATCGACAAGCCGATCACCGTAGTATTCTACGGCGATCATCTGCCGGGCATTTATTCGTCCGCTTCCGAAGACGACAACAATTCGCTCGCTTTGCACCTGACGGATTATTTCATCTGGTCCAACAAGGCGTCCATCTCGCAAGGCAACGAGATTGGCAACGCCGACTATTCGTCGCCGAACTTCTTCGTGGCGCAGGCCGCCGAGCATATGAACGCCAAGGTGTCCCCATATCTGGCGTTCCTTACGCAAATGCATGAGAAGATCTCTGCCATGGAGCCGCCAGTCGTCAACAATATCCAAGGATGGGACCGTATTCCTGAAGGCCAGAACATTTATCTTGATGCTGACGGCAATCCCATGGCTGAAAGCGATTTCGATACGGAAACCAGGCAGCTGCTGGCTGACTACAAGCTGATCCAGTACGATATTACGACAGGAAAGAATTATCTGAAAGATACGGATTTCATGGATTTGCCGTGATATTTGGCAGTACGTGCGGATGATATGATAACGTCCGAATTCTTGCGCATTTTCGGATTCCGGCCTTGATGGAAAAGGACATGGGCCGTGCCGGGTACGATTTTCAGTCGCCAGACAATGAAAAACCGCGATTGGAAGGAGGCACGGAGCCATGTCCAGGGAAATCATACAGTTCGACCAGGCCATGTTCGAGAGCAAGCTCGACGCCATGGTGCGCGAGAAGGTCGAGCGGATCGTCAACGCGATGCCCGACGCTTCAGGCGGACGAGATCGCCAACGCCGCCACCGGTTACGGTGCCCAGGCCTCGTATGGCACCGCCGCGCAGATTCGGTCGATGTTTAGTTGACATTGTGGATTCCATGGAATGCGGTCTGATGTGTAAGCACCGCATTCCATGGAATTGACATGCTTCAATCTGTTACAAATGTTCTTTTTCTACAATTGACAATTGTAAAAAATGCTGTTATAGTCATAACCGTCCCAGTCAGCCAAAGATGACTGATTCCATTGAGAAAGGCATGACATGAACCTCACCCAAGCCCAACTTGCCAAGTATATGGACCACACGCTGCTCAAGGCTTCTGCCACGGCTGACCAGATTGATGCTGTGGTGGCCGAAGCTATCGAGTACGGCACCGCATCTGTATGCGTTAATCCTTACTGGGTACCGCGCGTCTCGAAGGCTCTCGCTGGTTCCGGTGTGGCCACTTGCACTGTTATTGGCTTCCCCCTGGGTGCCTCCACCACTGAGACTAAGGTGTTCGAAACCCGTGACGCCATTGCCAAGGGCGCCGACGAAATCGACATGGTGATTAACATCGGTGAGCTTAAGGCCGGCAACGATGACGTGGTGCGTAACGATATCCGCGCTGTGGCCGATGCCACCCACGAGGGCGGCAAGCTGCTCAAAGTCATCATCGAAACTGCGCTGCTGACCGACGAGGAGAAAACGCGTGCCAGCAAGCTCACCGTCGAAGGTAACGCCGACTATGTGAAGACCTCCACAGGCTTCTCCACCGCAGGTGCCACCGCCCCTGACGTGGCGCTGATGCGCAAGGCCGTCGGACCTGACTTCGGCGTCAAGGCAGCAGGTGGCATTCATACCTTGGCGGACGCCTATGCGATGATCGAGGCTGGAGCCACGCGCTTGGGCGTCTCCGCATCCGTGGCCATCCTTGAAGAGGCCGCGCGCCAGTAGACTCATCAGTCTCTATGTATACGCTGTAATTTTTCGACGACGAAAGGAATGCAATGACGCATAATTACCGGCGATACAAGCGTGTATTCGCTATCGCGCTCGATTCCATCGGCATCGGCGAGGCTCCGGACGCGGCCAAATTCGACGATGAGGGTGCTGACACCCTGGGGCATATCGGCGAATTCTTCAACGGCGAGCTTCACCTGCCGTATCTAGGCAAACTGGGTCTGAGCAACATCAGGCCCAGTAACCCCATTCAGGGTGTGCCGGTGGCCGAGCATGCCGTTGGCTGCTTTGGCAAGATGACGATTACCTCGCACGGCAACGATTCACTCGATGGGCATTGGGAGATGATGTGCCTGCCTGTGCGCTTCGAGATGGCCACGTTCCCAAACGGGTTCCCAC from Bifidobacterium catenulatum PV20-2 encodes:
- a CDS encoding 1-deoxy-D-xylulose-5-phosphate synthase; this translates as MTAGILSSIHTPADVHALSAQQLRDLCFEIRTTLLDYGRKHGGHIGSNLGVVELTVALHRVFDSPHDRFIFDVSHQSYVHKMLTGRAEAYLDESRFGEVTGFTNPLESEHDSFVLGHTGTSISLACGLAKTRDMQRTATGESAIGNVIAIIGDGSLSSAIAFEGLNNAAEQGGNLIIIVNDNEMSIAEDFGGMYGQLAKLRASDGTAELNLFKAFGLDYRYVEQGNDVDTLVEVLNEVKGIDHPIVVHIHTTKGLGFDDGEESDNGSDGCNQTNPQPHAGKCEANHWQDPEASLGKPLDARKYYGEMAMAALERRFSSEPGLVVISPATPGSNGITRDFRERAGAHYVDTGITEEHAAAFAAGIAKAGGRPVLATSATFFQRTFDQLQQELALNHVPATLLIFGAGISGADNTHSGTFDMTMFANVPDVTCLAPASGEQMLDMLAWATGPSDHGVVTIRMPGEQILSLERTADMAFDPLQRAEEHDPAVNIAGECPFARYQIVQPGKDVAILGLGNTMPLAAKVTSALAEDDATHAAITATLVDALQYSTMDAELLTMLADGHRLVVTLEDGQLEGGWGEKVTAFYANSNNAKASHVRVLNFGASKEFTDRVPLDELNERYGLTTATIVSRIRGILNE
- a CDS encoding zinc-binding dehydrogenase, with protein sequence MKAVYANGTNYDDPLSMLEVGDMPEPETKPFWSTIRVKSASVNHHDVWSLQGVGLADEQTPMILGTDAAGVLQEDIPVRKGLKAGSEVVLYTFIGTDGAGVMPGERRSILSERYAGTMAECTQVPSANVFAKPENLNFDEAAALGTSWLTAYSLLFTSANVKPGDTVLVQGAGGGVSTAAIQLAHAAGLEVFVTSRSEGKRNRALEIGADAVFESGARLPRKVDAVIESVGASTWSHSVKSVRPGGTIAICGATTGDQPGAELTRIFFQDIRVQGNTMGSREDFARLLKFVEHADLHPVIDSAYAIDDARLAFSKIVNGDVFGKILLHI
- the purE gene encoding 5-(carboxyamino)imidazole ribonucleotide mutase → MADNKPEVAVIMGSASDWETMKHACEMLDQFEVPYMKQVISAHRTPELMGEFAHNARANGLKVIIAGAGGAAHLPGMVAAQTTLPVIGVPVRSHALSGWDSLLSIVQMPGGIPVATTAVGNSGATNAGLLAVSILSTTDERLANALQEYRDSLKEKVAESNAQLV
- the purK gene encoding 5-(carboxyamino)imidazole ribonucleotide synthase; translation: MPSLSEETNGRVERLMPGATIGIIGGGQLGRMMALSARYMGFRIGVLDPTPDCPTAQVADFQVTAEYDDITAIRELAEKSDVLTYEFENVDADAIDQVRSLASAPQGTDLLRVTQDRVNEKQFINDHGTPTAPWKAVNSVEELDAALDEIHYPAVLKTRSGGYDGHGQTVLKSDADLEKVRARADRGGGFPPSILEGFVDFAFEASILVAGNGKDYVTFPIVRNEHRNNILHMTIAPAEVSEAVAKEAHELALRLAQGFELAGILAIELFVTKDERVIVNELAPRPHNSGHYTIEACSFDQFDAHIRGIAGWPLEQPELLKPAVMVNVLGQHVAPTRALIAEHPEWNMHDYCKAEVRHDRKMGHITVLTDDTAKTVADLERTGCWDDLK
- a CDS encoding Fur family transcriptional regulator; protein product: MADGRVERNTKQKELIHDALKGSDEFISAQDLHRKLEDEGVKVGLATVYRQLNALAEAGEADTVRLEGQQLFRLCGDDGHHHHLVCTNCGKTVEIESPSETWLRGISAKYGFTIERHTLEVFGLCSDCQNKVR
- a CDS encoding LTA synthase family protein, yielding MTNESVNNETIEELRISTIDPNAPAKERKEFPGWLYGVLFILFDAIGVAALQIGVSESATRVQLSNNMWLTGWGFVGKMFTSANFVAVLNLLLWGVLYVILLMLTNRFWVATPIFLAVTFIVAVIEHFKVSIRYEAILPSDLNFLKSDAGNLMSFMPAGAQWTILIAVVAFVAFVALFVFLNHRDARHGKLFRGSDRQSHAVNVIVRLLLILLPGLFFTLYSMQVSTVGSWAKSFATVMGDKPSMWDSVYDAQRNGPLVAFTRQLNPRVMVKPDNYSEETMKDVAARYTKEAKKINASRTENMTDSTVIYVLSESFSDPSRVPGLKVNKDSMPKIREIKKNTTSGLMLSSGYGGGTANLEYMGLTGLSMANFDSSLTSPYQQLVPSEHWTPTINQLWGATKNSIGLHPYESSMYSRATNYKKFGFSHFYTLTGPDVISHQDKIDDSPYVSDEATYKSTIEEVEKTDGNQFLQVITMQNHMPYHDWYKNNDFKAESTTGTPLEDDEKESIETYQKGASLTDEATADFLDKLDAIDKPITVVFYGDHLPGIYSSASEDDNNSLALHLTDYFIWSNKASISQGNEIGNADYSSPNFFVAQAAEHMNAKVSPYLAFLTQMHEKISAMEPPVVNNIQGWDRIPEGQNIYLDADGNPMAESDFDTETRQLLADYKLIQYDITTGKNYLKDTDFMDLP
- the deoC gene encoding deoxyribose-phosphate aldolase, whose amino-acid sequence is MNLTQAQLAKYMDHTLLKASATADQIDAVVAEAIEYGTASVCVNPYWVPRVSKALAGSGVATCTVIGFPLGASTTETKVFETRDAIAKGADEIDMVINIGELKAGNDDVVRNDIRAVADATHEGGKLLKVIIETALLTDEEKTRASKLTVEGNADYVKTSTGFSTAGATAPDVALMRKAVGPDFGVKAAGGIHTLADAYAMIEAGATRLGVSASVAILEEAARQ